The window CGCCTCGCGACGCTGATCCTCCTCGGCGGGGTCGAGCGCTCCGACAGGCTGGAGGCGTTTATGCAGCGTGCGAAGGACGCCGAGAAGGAGGACGAAACGACCCCCGAGCGGGCGTCTCCCGGAGAGCAGTGGACGAACGACGAACTCGACGACCTGTTGTAGGCGGTCGCTCGGGCGTTCGAGGGCCGGATGTGGGCGGGGGACGGATGTGGACGGGAAACGGTCTGCGGGACCGCTACTTACAGAGGCTCGCGCCGTCGAACTCCGCGCGGGCGTAGTCGACGTCCATCAGGTCCAGAATCGTCGGCGCGATGTCGTAGAGGTCGGCGTCCGTGATCTCGACGTCGGGGTCGTCGACGAACAGCGACGCGTTGTCGAAGCTGTGCATCCCGTTCCGGGGGCCTTTCCCGAAGACGTCTTCGTGGCCCTTGAAGCCGGACTTGAGGTCGAACCCGTGGTTGGGAACGACGACGAGGTCCGGCGCGATGTCGTCGTGATCGCCGCGGAAGGCGTCCTCCTTCTCGACGACGCGCTCGGCGACCTTCCGCCCGTTCGGCCCTTCGAGGGTTTCCAGTTCGGCCTTGAGTTCCTCGCGCGTCTCCTCGTACTCGTCTCTCGGAACGCTCCCCCGCGGTTCGCGGCCCTCGAGGTTGATGTAGAACCGCCCCGGGATGAGCGAGTACGCTCGCGTGTCGTCGGAGATGTCGCCGAGTTCCTCGTGGTCGTCGTCCTCGTAGGAGAGCCAGCCCTGCTCTTCGAGCCAGGCGTTGCAGTGGACCTCGTGGTCCAGCGACGTGAAGCCGTGGTCCGAGGCGACGACGAGCGTGACGTCGTCGGGCAGTGACTCGCGGATCTTCCCGACGTACTCGTCGACCTTCTCGTAGAACTCGACGAAGGCCTCCCTGTTCTCGCCGTCGCGCTCGTAGTCCGCGAAGAGGAAGTGGTTCACGCGGTCGGTCGTCATGAAGACGCCGAAGAAGAGGTCCCAGTCGTCGCGTTCGAGGACGGACGAAAACGCCTCGTAGCGTCGGTCGAGCGTCTCGTGGGCGTTCTCGACGAAGTCCGACTTGTCGTCGTCGTGGCCGAGTTTGGCGTTGACGTCGATTCGGTAGTCCATCGAATCGAGTTCGTCGCGGAACTCCTCGGGGTGGGCGGCCTTCTTGACGCCCGGCGAGAGGAAGCCCGAGACCATCCGCTGGACGTTCCGCTGCGGCGGGAACGTCACCGGGACGTTCATCACGCTGGCCTGTCGGCCGTCGTCGGTCACGCGGTCCCACAGACGCGTCGCCTGCACGTCCCGACCCATCGGAACGTAGGTGTCGTAGGAGCCGTTCTCGCGGTCCTGGAAGCCGTAGACGCCCGTCTCGCCCGGGTTCACGCCGGTCGTCAGCGAGGGCCAGCAGGCGGAGGACTCCGGCGGGACGATGCTCTCGATCGCGCCGGCGGTGCCCTCCGCCCTCAGCGCGGCGAAGTTCGGAAAGGTGTCGGGGTTATCGGCGAGGAGACTGAAGGGTACGCCGTCGATACCGATGAAAGCGACGCGCGGATTATCGTCTCCGCGCAGCCGGTCGAACAATCCCATACGGGTCGTATTCCGCCGTGAGTCATAAGAAGTTTCGTCTCTACGCGAACTGCTGCCGCCGTCTCCGACGAGAATCGTGATCGTGGGTCGCTAACACGGCACACGAACGGGGACGACCGACAGGTCCGATCCGGGCTGGTCGTCTCTCACGGCGAAGGAGCGAAGTAGACGCCGCCGTAAGGAGAGACAAGAGCCGTGAAGGAGTTCGAGCGAAAGCAACTGCTGGAGCGCGTCAATCGCGAGGGCGCGACGGTGGGCGCGGAGATCCCCGACGAGATCGACGTACAGGGCGAAGAGATCGCGCTCCGGGAGTTCGTCTTCGAGATCAAGCGCCGCGACACGGTCCCGAAAGGCGAGCGCGACCGCGTCGAGGAGGCGAAGAAGAACCTCCGCCGGGAGCGCTTACAACGCCTCCAGCGGATCGAGGAGGGAGAGATCCCCTACGAGGAGGGCGAGCGCCTCGCCGAGAGCATCGTCGGCATCGACCGCGCGCTGAACGCGCTCGAACAACTGCGACCGGTCGATATCGAACAGGAGGCCGAGGTGCAGGAGACCGCCGACCGGAAGCGCTGGATGCGCTTCCTGAAACAGGCCCTCGGCCACAGGGACGGGAGTAACACGAGCGGTCGCGGAGGGGGGCGGCCGTGACCAGGAACGCCGAGGTGGCGCGCCGCCTCGAAGCGTTCGCCGACCTCCTGGAGGCCGACGGCGTCGAGTACAAGCCGAACGTCTACCGGCGCGCCGCCGAGAACATCCGCGAGTACCCCGAACCGATCGAGGACCTGGCCGCCGAGGGGGAGTCGGCGGTGGAGGAGATCGACGGCGTCGGCGACGCCATCTCATCGAAGGTCGTCGAGTACATCGAGACGGGCGAGATCGAGGAACTGACCGAGCTGCGCGAGAAGCTTCCGGTCGACATCGAGGCGCTCACCCGCGTCGAGGGCGTCGGGCCGAAGACCGTCGGGGCGCTCTACGACGCGCTCGGCATCACGACGCTCGACGAACTCGCCGAGGCGGCCGAGGCGGGGGAGATCCGGGAGGTGAAGGGGTTCGGCGCGAAGACCGAGCAGAACATCCGCGAGAACATCGCCTTCGCCAGGCACGCGACGGAACGGGAGCGGCTCGGCGACGCCCGTCCCCTCGCCGACGACGTCCTCGAACACCTTCGGGAACAAGAGGCCGTCGCGCAGGCCGAGGTGGCGGGATCGATCCGTCGGTGGCGCGACACCATCGGCGACGTCGACGTCCTCGTCGCCTCGGAGTCGGGCGAGCGCGTCGTCGACGCCTTCGTCGAGTGGCCGGCCGCGAGCGACGTCATCGAGGCTGGCGAGCACAAGGCGAGCGTCCGCGTGGAAAAGGTCCGGGTCGACCTCCGGGTCGTCGCCCCCGGGGAGTTCGGCGCGGCGCTGCAGTACTTCACCGGCAGCAAGGACCACAACGTCGAACTCCGGAACCTCGCGATCGACCGCGGCCTGAAGATGAACGAGTACGGCGTCTTCGACGTCTCCGGGGTCGACGACCCCGACGCGGGCCAGCGCGTCGGCGAACGCGTCGCCGGGGAGACGGAGGAATCGATGTACGCCGCGCTCGACCTGCCGCTCGTCCCGCCGGAGATCAGGGAGGGGACCGGCGAGGTCGACGCCGCGCGCGAGGGCGCCCTCCCCGACCTCGTCGAGGCGGACGAGATCCGCGGCGACCTCCACACGCACACCGACTGGTCGGACGGCCGCGCGACGCTCTCGGAGATGGTCGCGGCCGCCGCCGAGCGCGGCTACGACTACTACGCGGTGACGGACCACGCGACCGGTCCCGGGATGGTCGGCGGCGTCGGGCTCTCGGAGTCGGACCTCCGCGAGCAGATCGAGGCGGTCGAAGACGAGAAAGAGGCGTTCGGCGACGACCTGACGCTCTTACACGGCGTCGAGACGAACGTCGACGCCGACGGCGGCCTCTCGACCGACGACGACCTGCTCGCCGACCTGGATCTCGTCGTCGCGTCGCCGCACGCCGCGCTCGGGCAGGACCGCGAGACGGCGACCGATCGGCTCGTCCGCGCCGTCGAACATCCGAGCGTCGACGTCCTGGGCCATCCGACGGGACGGCTCATCAACGAGCGCGAGGGGCTGGACCTCGACGTGGCCCGGATCGCCGAGGCGGCCGCCGCGGCCGGGACGGCGCTGGAGATCAACGCCGACCCCGCGCGGCTGGACCTCCGCGGGGAACTCGCCCGCGTCGCCGTCGAGGCGGGCGCGACCATCGCCGTCGACACCGACGCGCACGCGCCAGGCGCGCTCGACGTCATCAGATACGGCGTTCACACGGCCCGCCGGGGGTGGTGCGAGCGCGCGGACGTGCTGAACGCCCGCGACGTCGACGACCTGCTGGCGTTCCTGCACTGAGAGACGCCGGAGGGAGTACTCCGCAGATAATAATTACTCTCGTCTCGTACCGCCGAGCGCCGTAAACGGGGGTATCGGCGGTAAAAAGTGAGAGCAATCACGGTGAGACGATGTCCGAACGACTCCTCCTCGACGCGATGCTCGGCAAACTGGCGACGTACCTGCGGATGTGCGGCTACGACGCCGCGTACGTGCTCGACCGGGACGTCGCCGAAGGATCTGAGGCGGACCCCTCCGACGACGCCATCGCCGCCTGGGCGGAGCGGTCGGACCGGACGCTGCTCACGCGTGACGTCGACCTCGCGGCCCGCGTCGACGACGCCGTCCTCCTGTCGTCGCGCGACGTCCGCGAACAGCTGCGGACGCTTCACTCGGCGGGCTACGAACTCTCGCTCGAAGACCTGCCGAGTCGGTGCGGCGCGTGCAACGGCGACCTCCGCCCCGTCGACGCCGAGGAGTCGCTGCCGTCGTACGCGCCCGACCCCGCCGGGACTGCCTGCTGGCGGTGTCGGGAGTGCGGGCAGGTCTTCTGGAAGGGGAGCCACTGGGACGACGTCGCCGCGACGCTCGCGGACGTCACGGGGTAAACAAAAAGGCGGGAGAGCGGACAGCGAAGAGGGAAAAGAGAGAGAGACAACAGCGAAGACGGGGCGAGACGCGTTCGCGATCGGGTCAGCGTCGGCGCTTCGGCGACCAGTCCTCGCAGGGGTCCATATCGTCCATCAGTTCCTCGTGAGCGCCGCAGTACGGCTGGATCCCCGAATCCGTCCGGACGTACTCGAAGTGCGCGCAGTTGCCGCAGTAGGTGTCTGCGGCGTCGTAGTTCCCCGCTCCCGACCGGCCCGAACCCGCAGACGAGGGGCCGTTCGACGGCGACGATCCGCCCGATGGCGACGACCCGCCCGATGGCGACGACCCGCCCGACGGGGAGCGCGGTCGCCCGCTCGCCCCAGTGGGGCCGCCCGGCGCGTTCGAGTCGGGACCGGCGCCCTCGCCGCGTGAGCCGTCCAGCGGCGAGGTGATCGACTCCGACTCGGTGCCGCCGTCGGAGGCGGTCCCGCCGGTGCCGCCACCGCCGGTCTGCGTCTCGACCTCGCCGTCGGGGGTGCCGCCGAAGAACCCGATGCCGCCGAGGCCGCCCCGGGAGCGCTCGACCGGCACGTACTGGGTCTCCTGCTTCCGCGTCACGTTCACCATCGCCGTCCCGCCGGGGTCGTTGCGGGTCTTGAAGTTCGCAACGCCGGCGAACAGACACCAGAAGGTGAGGATCGCGCCGAGGAAGTAGACGCCGACGGTCAGAAGCGTCAGGTCCGGTTTCCCCGCGCCGCAGAGCGATCCCGACCACTGGCAGGGGTACGCGTGAGTGAAGAGCGCGACGCCGATCACGGCGATGCCGGCGCCGACGACGGCGGCGGCCTTCGTGAGCCGCCCCGACGGCAACACGGCGAAGATGCCGAGGAACACCGCGGGAACGCCGACGCCGGCGAGGACGCCCCCGAGTTGCCGCTTTGCCGTCACCGCCAGCGGCTCCGTCCCGTAGAGGAGATCGGTCGTGGCGACGACGATCCCCGAGACGACCAGCAGGGACCCGGCGAGAAACAGCCCCAACCCGAAGAGCAGTCGGCGGAGGCTCGCCCCCGTTTGCTTTCCCCTGTAGACCTCCGAGAGACTGGGCATACCGGGTACTTCGTGATCACCACACAAAACGATGCGTCAGACGGACGCACGACAGCCCGCCGATCGACCTTCGAAAAAATCGGTGTGAGCCCTCCTGTCACGGCGTGTCGAAGGGATTATTGTCGGCCGTGGCAAATCCGGGGATATGGCAGACGAGGAGGAATCCGAGGGCCCCGTCGTCGAACTGGGCGAGGAGACGCCCGTCGAGGGACAGCCGCTGGCGCGCGTCGCCGCGCGGCTCACCTGGCCCCACGAGATGAGCCGGATCGTCGAACAGGAGGGCGACAGCGTCATCCGGACGCCGTCGGGCCCCCAGACCCTCGAAGACGTGCTCGAAGCGGTCGACGAGACTTACGTCGACTCGCGTCAGACGTTCGTCTCGCTCGTCCGGGACGTCGTCGGCGACGGCCCCGTCGAGACCGAGTAGCGCCGACCCGCGACGGTGTCCGTCCACGCCCGCATTCGCGCCCTCGCCGGCGAATCCAGTTGGCTCCAGCGAGCGCTCTTCGTCGGCCTCGTCCTCTCGATCCTGTGGAGCTCGTGGGCGGTTCCGCCGGCCGACCTCGGCGCGCGCGTCGTCCGCGACCTACTGTTATTCTTCGCGATCCCTGCCAGCCTCGCCGCCACACACGGCCGGGATCTCGGGTTTCACGTCGATCGGGTGGCCCTCCGCGACACCCTCCTCCTCGCGGCGTTCGTCCTCCCCTTCTACCTCGTCGGGTCGTCGCTGCCGAGCATCCGCGCGTACTACCCGATGTGGCAGACCACGACCGCGCTCTCCCAGTTTCTCCCACACACCCTGCAACAGCTGCTGGTCGTCGTCGCGGCCGAGACGTACTACCGCGGACTGCTCTGCGTCGGCGTCAGCGAGGAGTTCGGGTTCAAGAGCGTCTTCATCAGCCCCGTCGTCTACGCGCTGCACCACGTCGGGAAGCCGCCGATCGAACTGCTTCTTTCGGGTCCGACGGACGTCCTCTTCGGCGCGGTCGACTACCACAGCCAGTCGCTGCTCCCCTCGATCGTCGCGCACGGACTCGGACTGACGCTCCTGGATTGGCTCGCGCTGCACGATCCCATCTTCCCGCCGGAGGACGTCCTCGCCGCCCTCCGCTGGCTGCCGGTCCCGCTGTGAACGGCGGGCGAGCGGACCCGCGAGGCCGACGTCGGAGCGGTGCCCCCGCCGGGAAGCGACAGTGTGCGGTGGAGCGATAGTGTGCAGTAGACACACTCCCATACGTTTTCATCGGATGCCGTCGTACCCTACGTCGATGACGTTACCAATCGACCCTGAAGCGATCGCGGCGGGCGACATCGGCGAGGAGCGAGCCACCCTTCGGATGGACCACGAGGAGGCGATCGAACACGTGCGCGAGGCGTTCACGGACGCGGGGTTCGGCGTCGCCACCGAGTTCTCGGCCTCGGAGATGTTGAACGAGAAGGTCGACGCCGGTCGGGACCCGTACTACGTTCTGGGCGCGTGCAACCCGAACATGGCGAACCGCGCGCTCGACGCGAGCGAGAAGCGGATGGGGGGGCTGTTCCCGTGCAACGTCGTGATCTGGCAGGAGGAACCGGGCGTCCAGACCGTCTATCACGTGAGCATTATGCGGATCGCCCGACTCGTCGGGATGGCGCCCGACGACGACGTGATGGCCGACATCATCGCCGACACGGGCGAACTCGTCGACGAGGCGTTCGGTAACCTCGACGCCGAGTGAACTCATCCACCACTTCGACCGTCACGAGGGGTTTCGACCCGCGAAACGGACTCCGCTGACGCCGGTCAGGGACCTTCGCGCTCCGAGCGCGGACTCCACGAGCCGAGTTCCCGGATCGTCGCGTCCATCTGCGAGAAGTTCGCCGTTTCCCTGGTATGAGAGTTCATATCATAGACGACGGCGATATGATATAAATATCTTCTGACGGTATCGTTTGATGTTCCTAGTGCTCCTTCGAGTTATTATATCTGTATAGCCACTTTTGATCCACCTATCCAAACGTTCGTAAGTTAACCTCGGCTATTTTTAGTGGTGGAAAGTAGACGTCCGCTCCGGGCCGGCAGTCCGTGGTGGCAGATCGTCAGATCCGCGTCCGTCTCCGGAACACTTAGCCTACCGCCGGCCACAGCGACACGTATGACTCGAAGCGACTGGGGAGACTGGCTCCCGCGCGCCGTGGAAGCAGCGGATCCCGACACCGTCGCCGTCTGGTACCTCGGCTGCAACGGCTTCATCCTGAAGGGCAGCGAGGGCACGACCGTCGCGATCGACCCCTACCTGGGGACCGGCGATCCGCCGCGGACCGTCCGGATGATTCCGGTGCCGTTCGATCCCGACGACGTCGCGGAGATGGACGCCGTCTTCGCCACCCACGAGCACACAGACCACACCCACGGCCCGAGTCAGGCGCCGATCCTCGAGAACACCGGCGCGCCCTTCTACGCCCCGGACGACTCGCTGTCTGTCGCCTTCGACGACGAGGCGTGGCTCGACGAGTACGACCTCGAGGAGTCGCAGTTCACGGAGGTCGCCGAGGGCGACACCCTCGACGTCGGCGAGTTCACCGTCCACGTGGAGTTCTCGCACGACCCCGATTCGACGCACCCGGTCTCGTACGTCTTCGAGCACGACTCGGGCACGTTCTTCCACGGCGGCGACACGAAGCCGCACGACGACTTCGACGAACTGGGCGACCGATACGATATCGACCTCGGCGTGCTGGCGTTCGGCGCGATCGGCAACATCGACGACAAGGAGACCGGCGAACCGGTCCGCACGCGCTGGTACTCCACCGAGAACGAGGCCGTCAAGTCCGCCTCGGACCTCCGGTTCGATCGCTTCCTCCCGAGTCACTGGGACATGTGGAAGGGGATGACCGCCGATCCGAAGGTGCTGCACCACCACGCGCGGAGCTACGAGTACCCGCAGTCGCTCGAACTCGTCGAGATCGGCGACCGCGTCGACCTCTGAGCGGGGGGTGTCGGCGGGGCGGCGCGCAGTCGAAACGCGGCGGGCTCGTCACAAGGAACTTGTCGGTCCGGAGTTGCGTGGCCGTATGGTTCTGGAACCGGGTATGTCCGGCAAAGCGAGGCTCTTTTTCGCGGCCTACGGTCTTCTCGTCGTCGGGATCGTCGTCGCCCTCCGCGAACTCTTCGGAGTGAGCGGTGCCCCGCTCGCCGGCGCAGCGGTGGTAGTGGCCGTCGTGCTGTTCTGGGGCGGGCTGCGACCGGCGTATCGTCGCGTCGACGCCGGCGGGGGCGAGTGAGCATCCCGTTCCGTGGGTTCGACTCCCGAACGGTGCGCTCTGGGTCTCACTTCGTTCGACAGCAGAGCGGACGCGGCGGGACTCCCGCGAGCGAAGCGAGCGGGGGTACGCCGCGGGAGTGAGCGAAGCGAACGGACGCGGCGGGAGTCGAACCCGCGATCTAGGGGTTAGGAACCCCTCGCCCTGGTCCACTAGGCCACGCGTCCCACCGGCCGATTGTACAGCCACCGCTTAAACGAATTGGATTTCGCGAAAAGGACCGGGTGGGCGACAGCGCGTCAGTTCGTCTCGGTCGACGTCTCAGTCGATGTCGACGTCGTCTTCTCTTCTTCCTCTTCGTCGTCGCCTTCCATCTGGCTGAGCTCTTCTTCGATTTCCTCGCGGCCGCGTCTGAACTCGCCCATCGCCTGCCCCGTCGAACGGGCGAGTTTCGGGATCTTGTTGGCGCCGAACAGAAGCACCAGTATGAGCAGGACGACGAGCACTTCCGGCCCACCCGGCAGCCCCGGGAACAGTGGGGTGATAGTTCCGTACATCGCTACCAGAACCTAACCCAGTGGTAATTATAGGCTTTTTGCTCGGCTACCCCGAGCAAAAACGACCGCAGACGGACCGCCGGATGCGACGACGGAGGGCGAGATCACCGACAAGTGGGTGAGCGACGACCCCGGCGTCGAACCCGACTACGACGAGGTCGCCGCCGCGGCCGAGGACGCGAAGTCCGCCGAAATCGACGCCAACGCCCAAGACGCACGGTAGCGCTCGGCGGGAAGAGACGAGAGTAATTAGCATCAGTACACGACTCCCGCAGATACTTTGCCGCCGCCGGAGTAGCCGGTTCTATGGCGAACTCCAGCGGAAACGGCGGTCGCGAGTACGATCCCGACGCCGAGCACAACTTCCCCGACGAGCGGGTCAACGCGGTTCTCGACGAGATCCTCTCGGATCCGGAGGTCACGACCTACCTCGAAGCGCAAAACGTCAACGCCGTCCAGCGGAAGGGGTACAACGACCACGGAACGAAGCACATCGAGATCGTCCGCAATCGCGCGCTCTGTCTCTACGACCTCCTGAAGGGCGGCGACGTCGCGTGCAACGGGGCCGCAGATCAGGGCCTCGACGAGGCCGACGAACCGGTGATCCTCGCGCTGGCGGCCACGCTGCACGACATCGGTCACGTAGTCCACCGCGACGACCACGTCTACTACTCGATCCCGCTGGCGGCGGACCTCCTCGACCGACTCGTCCCGCAGTTGGGGTTCTACGACACCGAGGAGGCGGTCCGGCTGAAGGCCGAGGTGCTCCACGCGATCCTCTGTCACCACACCGCGGAGGACCCGCTGACGACGGAGGCGGGGATCATCCGCGTCGCCGACGCGCTGGACATGGAGCGCGGCCGCTCGCGCATCCCCTACGAGAAGGGCGGCCGCGGCATCAACACGCTGTCGAGTCAGGCCATCGAGAACGTCTCGTTGCGCCCGGGCGACGGGAAGGCCGTCCTCGTCGAGATCGAGATGATCAACGCCGCCGGCGTCTACCAGGTCGACAACCTGCTGAAGGCGAAACTCGACGGCTCGGGACTCGAAGAACACGTCCGCATCGTCGCGGTGAACACGAAGTCCGGCGACCAGCTCGTCGAGCGGATCGAACTGTGAGCGGCGAATCGAAATGCCGGACGACTCAGTCGTCGGCGGGCGAGATCTCTTCGAGACCGGCGACGGTGAGTTCGCCGCCGAGGGTCCGGTTCGGGTACGGGATGTCGATTCCCTCCTCGTCGAAGCGCTGTTTGACCGCCTGGACGTAGTCCGCGCGGGTCTTCACGAAGTCCGCGCGGCTCGGGTCCGAGATCCAGATGCGCGAGGTGAGCGTCACCGAGGAGTCGCCGAGTTCGGTCAGCCGTACCGAGGGTGCGGGGTCTTCGAGGATGTCCGCGTGCGCCTCGGCCTCCTCTATGATTATCTCGGTCGCTTTCTCCGTATCGTCGTCGTAGCCGATACCGAAGGGGACCTGCAGCCGGAGCTTGTCCTTCGCGACGGGGTTCTTGATGACGCCGTCGGTCAGCGCCGAGTTCGGCACCGTCAGCAGTTCGTTGTCGAACGTCCGAACCCGAGAGACGCGGAAGCTGATGTCCTCGACGACGCCCGAGTTCCCGTCCCACTGGATCCAGTCGCCGATCTTGAACGGCTTATCAGTATAAATGAAGATGCCCGCGACGAAGTTCTTCAGGACGTCCTGCATCGCGAAACCGATCGCCAGCGTGGCCGCGGCGGCGATCGTCGCGAGCGACTGGAGGAAGTTCGGATACCCCGCCGCGCCGAACGCCGCCGTGACGCCGGCGAAGCCGACGACGACGACGAGGAGTCGGCGGAGCGGCTTCTGGGCGTGTGATTCGAGCCCCCGAGAGTCCATCATCCGGGTCGCGATGGGCAGGAGCACGCTGCGCCCGATCACGAACACGACCGCGAACACGACGAGGAACGCGAGCGCCTGCCCGAGCAGGCTGGCGATCGCGTCCGGGACGCCGAACCCGGCCAGGAGTCCGGCGATCGAGTCGTTCAGGCCGATGCCGGCCTGCAGCGGGGCCCCGGCGCTCATCGGTGCAGGACCCCCGTGTTACCCCGCGTCTCGACGACCTCCGCGTCGGCGCGCTCGGCGAGTTCGGCGGCGAGTTCCTCTACGGTCGTGCCCCCGCGGGCCGCCCGGAGGAACTTCACCTTCACGAGCTCTCTGTCTTTCAACTGATCGGCCGCCTCCTCGACGACCGGATCGATCCCCCCTTTTCCCACCCAGACGGTGACGTCCAGGTCGTGGGCCGCCTTGCGCAGCTCCTGTTCGTCCATACGGCTTCGATACGTCGGCATCCGGTTTGAAACTTAAGACTCTCGACCAGTATCCGACCTCTCGGACGGCAGGCGTCCCTCGCTAGGCGTCTTCGTAGGGGTACCGTTTCGTCGCACCGCAGGCGAGACACCTGACGACGACGTGTCCGGACTGGAGTCGGACCCGCGCCGTCGCGCCGGGGCGGAGGTACGCGTCGCAGTCGTCACAGGTGAAGCGCCGGAACCGACGCGGGAGGCTGATCCGGTTCCGTTCGGCGATCCGGCGCGCGAGGCGCACGTACTCCCGGGCGAGGTCGACGTCAGCTCCGGCCGTCGCCTCCCGCGCGAGGTCGTGCAGTCGCTCGATTCGCTCGGCCGGGATGCCCATACGGGCGCACGGACTCGGGCGAACAAAGGCGTTCCGAGTCGTCTCCAATCGGTTCGGCAAGCCGTATTTCATTTTATTGTACTAACCGCACAATATTAATCCGTGGAGCACGAACTCGAAGTATGCGCATCGTATTCGCCACGGACCTCTCGGACGCGAACGAGGCGGCGATCCGGTCACGCACGTGCCTGGACTGCCTCGACAACATCGGCGTCACCGAGGTCCACCTCGTGACGGTCGTCCCCGACAACGTCTCCAGCGGCCTCCCGGGGATGGACGCCGCGACGGACACCCGGAAGTCGCTGAAACCCCAGCGCGACGTCTTCGAGTCGGCGGGGTTCGCCGTCGAGACGCACGTCGCCCGCGGGACGCCGCACCGACGGATCAACGGCTTCGCGGACCGCCTGGACGCGGATATGATCGTCGTCGGTTCGCGGGGCGAGAGCCCGCTCGCGAACCGGCTGGTCGGGAGCACCACGCGGAACGTCGCGCGGACGGCCACGCGCCCGCTGCTGGTCGAGCGGATCGCGCCCCCGGAGTCCGAAAAGGCCGTCGTCAAAGAGCACCTCTTCCAGCACGTCCTGTTCGCGACGGACTTCTCCGACAACGCCCGGCAGGCGTTCGACTTCCTCCCGATGCTGAAGGGGGCGACGCAGGCGGTCGACCTCCTGCACGTCCAGAAGGAGAACGCGAGCCCGGCGGTCGAAGACCCCCAACGGCGGCTGGAAGACCTCGCAGACGAGGTCGAACGCGAGATGGGAATCGAGGCGGGGATCAACGTCCGCGAG is drawn from Halobellus limi and contains these coding sequences:
- a CDS encoding HD domain-containing protein encodes the protein MANSSGNGGREYDPDAEHNFPDERVNAVLDEILSDPEVTTYLEAQNVNAVQRKGYNDHGTKHIEIVRNRALCLYDLLKGGDVACNGAADQGLDEADEPVILALAATLHDIGHVVHRDDHVYYSIPLAADLLDRLVPQLGFYDTEEAVRLKAEVLHAILCHHTAEDPLTTEAGIIRVADALDMERGRSRIPYEKGGRGINTLSSQAIENVSLRPGDGKAVLVEIEMINAAGVYQVDNLLKAKLDGSGLEEHVRIVAVNTKSGDQLVERIEL
- a CDS encoding mechanosensitive ion channel family protein, giving the protein MSAGAPLQAGIGLNDSIAGLLAGFGVPDAIASLLGQALAFLVVFAVVFVIGRSVLLPIATRMMDSRGLESHAQKPLRRLLVVVVGFAGVTAAFGAAGYPNFLQSLATIAAAATLAIGFAMQDVLKNFVAGIFIYTDKPFKIGDWIQWDGNSGVVEDISFRVSRVRTFDNELLTVPNSALTDGVIKNPVAKDKLRLQVPFGIGYDDDTEKATEIIIEEAEAHADILEDPAPSVRLTELGDSSVTLTSRIWISDPSRADFVKTRADYVQAVKQRFDEEGIDIPYPNRTLGGELTVAGLEEISPADD
- a CDS encoding YhbY family RNA-binding protein, translated to MDEQELRKAAHDLDVTVWVGKGGIDPVVEEAADQLKDRELVKVKFLRAARGGTTVEELAAELAERADAEVVETRGNTGVLHR
- a CDS encoding ribonuclease P protein component 4; protein product: MGIPAERIERLHDLAREATAGADVDLAREYVRLARRIAERNRISLPRRFRRFTCDDCDAYLRPGATARVRLQSGHVVVRCLACGATKRYPYEDA
- a CDS encoding universal stress protein, with amino-acid sequence MRIVFATDLSDANEAAIRSRTCLDCLDNIGVTEVHLVTVVPDNVSSGLPGMDAATDTRKSLKPQRDVFESAGFAVETHVARGTPHRRINGFADRLDADMIVVGSRGESPLANRLVGSTTRNVARTATRPLLVERIAPPESEKAVVKEHLFQHVLFATDFSDNARQAFDFLPMLKGATQAVDLLHVQKENASPAVEDPQRRLEDLADEVEREMGIEAGINVREGSAVDEILEEETRVGATTTLLGTRGRSRLRRLLLGSVSESIVARGNNNVLLVPPSGERR